ctactcctcctcctcttgctcgCCGTGCCGTGGCCACCGGTGGCGGTGACAGGGCTGCTACTGTTCGAGCTGAGAGCGCGACAGGTGCCAGCGAGGGCATTGCTATGGCCGGCGAGCAAGCTGCGATTCCACCACAACGTTAGCCTCACTGTTCGCGGTGGAAGGGTGCGTTGTCTTTCCCGTCAAGGGCCTCGCTGCGCGCGGCGTTTGGCTGCACGGCCACCGCGTTCGACACCTCGCACACGCTCGGTGGCAGCGGCGTCGTTGGCTCTTTGCTCGTCGTCGGCTCTCTGCTCCTGAGCCAAGTTAGGACTCATAAGGCGCAGGGGCATTTACGTCCGACCGCGTCAAAAAACAGCCTCCCGTCCGCCACGTCAATACGGCAAGTTTCCTTTAGACGGCGCGGTGTCCATCGGCAAATATCCACGATTATGGGATATTTTCCCCTAAAACTTTACTTTCGCGGTGTCCCtgagctaaaaccacacaattgcgatgtcctgtagcaaatttttccatatttttatgtgcgagctgttgctgctgcttacCTCCTAGCACCTTCTTTTCAAAATGTATGACGTCCTTGACTTTTCACACAACGTTTAattattcgttttatttaaaattttaatgtaaatatgtaaaagtataagggcctgtttgggggatcttaagattctgagaagcagtcGGTTGGTAGCCAACTTCTGAAAATCTGGAAAAACTGAGTTTTCCAACTTTTGActgttagtttattttctggattctacaactacagtttctcagaatctaaacTAAAAGCTGAACTGTGGGGGGAGCTTatgattctgggagaagctgcagcaggtagaagctcccccaaacagccCTAAGTTAAGATTgtaatttatttgatgataaaacaagtcacaataaaataaataatatttatatcactttttaataagatgaatggtgaAATGTTATAAAAAGAATCAACAacgtcatatattttaaaatgaaggaGATATTTCGCAAGCAGATGAGCAGATTGGCAAGTAGTTAATGTATCTTCAGATGCGGCAACCGTTTGAACAAAGTGGCTAGGTGGGGAACGGTATTAGCTAGGGGCAAGCATTGACAGTTGATTGCAGATGCAATCGCTACTTGCCTCTTCTCGCCCACTTGATCATGTTATGGAATCAACCAATTAGGAATGACGTGGCACCGCTATTTGCTACTATGGCGTGGGGGTAGGTGGGAGCTCCTACGAGTTGGGGGACCAGTGCGACTGCATTTCTCAGCCCCGTCAGGGCCGGCCCTGTTTGTATAAGCAGCACAAGTTAAACTTTTCTAGGAAGTGGTTTCTACAAATATCACGAATGCACGGAAATACATTTTAGTTCCTCTGCGGAATATTCACTTGTGTATCTTTTTCTAGCAAACTTCATgcaaatagttatattttttttcttaaaaaatgatAATGCGGAGTATAGTGACATCAGGTCCTGTTCGAGAACCCAACACAGGCGAGATTAATTtttggattttcgtggcacgtttttcaaactgctaaacggtgtgtttcgtgcgaaaattttctatatgaaagttgttctaaaatatcagattaatctattttttaagtttgtaaaaactaaaactcaattaattacaaGTTAGTACCACCTTGTTTTATGTAAAACACTTATTCTTCATTTTCATCtccatcttcaggagattcaaacagaGCCAACACTCTatcaagtttaaattttatctacacattaagaaaaaaaaatgaattcggGTATAAATAGTATCGCTAGTATGATCAgttgaatttgtttttctttattataTGTGAATGGGAAAATGGAGTATGAACCAGAGATTTTGTGGAGTGGTATATTTGtgatatgaatatatttttttaaattattcataTATGCACAAATGAGAGGAGACATTCTCTCGAGGGTTGAAAACAGTTTCCCATGCACGATGACAGTGCGGATGTGCAACTGATGACGTGCTACGGGACGGCGTACATCGGGTTTCTGACTAATTACCGTTGAGGAACCGGGGAAGCAGTCAATCCCGAATCAGATCAAACCCTGCTTCTTCCTGTTAACTCCTAGCTATAGCATACCAAGCAATTGGAGTTGGATACCAACACTTCTCTTTAGCTCTCCTACAAGAGGCTAGGCAGAGGTAGCTTAGAAATCAGAATCCTGTGCACAGCGGCGCGCTGCCAACCAACAGAAAAGCGCAGGCCTCAGCTCCTACATCTCCGTCGGACGTCGGGCTGGAGTACGCAggcatgacgacgacgacgatcacGTCCAGCGTCGGTGCCGGTCCTCCGCCATCGaggtccaccaccaccatcacagCGGAACGAACCTACCACATAATCAAGATCCCGGGGTACTCCAGCACCTTGAAAGTCGGTCATGGCCAGGCCCTCCGTACCTCTCCGTTCAGTGCGGGAGGTCGCACTTGGTATATCAGCTACTACCCAAACGGAGGGCGAGAAACCAACAAGCACTGCATCTCTTTCTTCATCCATCTTGACGATGACACGGTCAATGACGATGTTATGGCGCAGGTTACGTTCAGCTTGCTCGACCAACACAGGAATCCAGTGCGGTCACACACTATCACCACCACATTGTATAACTTCTCGGTGCCTAATAGTAGCGCGCTTGGGTTTGAAAACTTCATTAGAAGGGACGAGTTACAACGATCGGAATATCTCAATGATGACTGCTTCGCTATCGCGGTTCGTCTGGTGATCACCGAGGAACCATCATCCTTCACGGTGCCCCCATCGAACATGCACCTAGATTATGGTGATCTTCTATCAAGCAAAGAGGGCACCGATATCGAGTTTGTGGTTCGCGGCGAGACATTTGCCGCACACAGGTTGGTGCTAGCGGCACGGTCGCTGGTGTTCAAGGCGGAGCTATTCAGACCAATGGAGGGAGGCACCACGGATGTCATAAAAATTGACAACATGGATGCACAAGTGTTTAAAGCTCTGCTTGTTTTTATCTACACGGATACTTGGCCAGAGATAGATCAAGACGAGACGACTATGGTTCAACTACTCGTTGCAGCCAATAAGTATAGCCTATCAAGACTGAAGATAATGTGCGAAGATAGGTTGTGCAGCTATATTGATACAAGTTCAGTGGTTACCATGCTGATGCTAGCAGACAAGTACCAATGCCATGGTCTCAAGAAGGTGTGCTTCAATTTCCTTGCCTCTTCGAGAGCATTGTCTTTGGCCATGAAAGCAAATAATTTCCGGTGTTTAATCCAGGGCCGTCCTACTATATTGAAGGATTTAATTTACAACATCGTCACTCATCAATTGGAAATTAAATTATCAGTGTAGTCATTAGGATTCATCCAAGGCAAAATTCAACTGTTGAGAAAACTAAAGGTTTCTTTCATGGAATGAGTTCACCTACATATACTTCAGTTTTTTAGCGCCTTCCAGCAAACATATTTACAAGGAAAATCAATTTGCAATATAAAGTACTAACATAGTTATAAGAAAACGACGTGCATTATACTCTTCTGTCTTATATTATTAGAcgttttgaggttttttttcaaatttgatcaagttaTTTATAGAAAAAGATAGTAATTTTTGTCAATGGACTATACCCGACAACAGTACTTATAGAGCATATGGATCAttggtacctaggtatataCTAGATTGTAACAAGGAGACATGGGTTTATACTGATTTGGACCATGAGTAACAACCTACTCCAGTTTATATGTATATCTTGTGGAAAGTACCACACGGATTACAAAAGGGGAGTTAGTTAGCTAATCTAATCCACCGAAGTTAGTTAATCTAATCCACCGACTTATACCGAGTAGATATCGGTGACTAGAGCTCTGACTTCCTCTGGATTTTACAAAAGGGGAGTTAGTTAGCTAATCTAATCCACCGACTAGAATATGCCAAGTAGATATCGGTGACTAGAGCTCTGACTTCCTCTGGATTGTCTCTCAATGTGGCTCTAGATATGGGTTATGATTCAATGCCCTCCCCCTCATAGGGAGCCCTGTATTTATACATGTATACACCCTCCTCTTCAAGTAGAACTCAAATAACCCCTTGAAAGATACAGGCCGAGGAAACCTTGTCTTCTTCGGGACGAACTCTGATGTCTTCTGTTCCCATGAAAACAGTTTCCTTTCTTGCTAGCTTTATTTCCATACTTTCCCATATAATATCATGTATGTGGTATTTCCGTTTATCATGAATCTACATATTGGAGATATATTTTATCCATAACACTGACAATAGTTCTCAACCTCAATGCAAATGATTGGATTAACGTTCTTGACAATATAACCTGGAGATATATCTTTGTCGGAATTACCTAGCTATTCGCAGAAAACCGAGTAGGCACAAAATTTTCTACAATGAACATGACCATCTTTTGAATTTGTAATGAGGTCAGAAAAACAACCATCGTATAAAATTCTGCAAATATTCCACCGGTGATTTCTCCCTCTTTCTTGAAATACAAACCATCATACATGACTTATAAAATCTACTTATGAGATTCATCTAGGTTCCATTTGTGCCTCAGTCACACTTCCTCCCTTTTGTTTCCAACCACGCGAGCACCAGAAAACCCTAGCAAAAACCCTTGTCACCATCGCCAAGCTTCCAATGGATCTGATCAATGAACGACTACTGTATCTGTGCACGGCGCTCAGGCGAAAGTGTGTCTTCTCAAAACTCAATTCTATGAATTTGCGGCCAGACCGTTGTCGTGCAACTGTTCGAATTCCAGCTCCCAGGTGTACTGCTCATTTCCACCGCGGACAGCAACGAGTCGACGAGACTTCTGCCCGCGTACATGGCGACGCAGTACGCGCCGGTGCATGGTGCCCTGGCCGTCGATCGACATTCTTTGTCGTCGGTGCGAGCCCCTGTGCGCCAATTGGCGGGAGGCAGTGCAGCTGCCTCGCCATGGGGCTTGTGTCGCTCGCGCGTACGTAAATTTGTCGGCGCGTAAGTAATACGTCGTACGCGCCCTCGAGGTACGTGGCCAGCCAGCAGAGCCGGTGCGTGGCCGATATGATTCTCGACGACGACGCACTAAAACGGTAACCACCATCTCAATCGGACGGCAACCCCCATTTCAATCGGACACAGTGTCCATCACAGTTTAGGGGTTTGTTTGGGGAGCtttaaattctgagaagcagctatTTGTTAGCCAGCTTccgagaatctggaaaagctctgaaacccagcttctccagcttctggcttcttagttcatttttcagaatttgtaactacatattctcagaagctgtggactgtttggggcagcttctagcagatGTGAAAAGTTATCTCAATGGGGCAAATGGCCGTCACGGATAAAGCTATCTTAATCGGGCCttaattaaagcccgtcaccgatagttttgacccagacgaccagtcaaactatagcccgtcacggatgacctatctcaatcgggccacaactagcgcccgtcacagatgacccttatctgtgacgggcattaactatagcccgtcacagatgaccctcatctcaatcgggtctaagttaatgcccgtcacagatgagtataatccaaataaataaattttattttttggctagccaaAGGCCTTTGGTAGCCATGCCATGTCGttccgcctctcccaggccatgtttttttttgtcctaaCTCATGTGCACCCAGGAAGAACTTCTCGGTCGGTTACCCATCccaaaattgctccaggccaagctccggaaaagtagttgtaactttgttggtatgagtattctattaatcctattaagccctaggccaggatgtcacacctCAACATCCcccattcatatacattcattcacatacacaaccatcaatatatttagcacaaccacattcacataacatccattttgatcacatatttcatatccattcacatatttcacttgcaaaaccgagttaattggatcaaatatatatttagcaagtATTATCATGAAGAGGAGGCAAATCGACTTCTAGGAAAAATGAATTTCGAATTGAATTTTACAATACTAAAtaaactcatatgaaaaagccgtcaaaaacaaagttgtagaactcattgagatctgtCAAAAATAAAGTGTCgaggttatggataccacatacctaatagtagttgactaaatctcggcaggacccaccacataccatgtcttatacggaaacaactttCGGATATAGGGCgggttccgcataaggaaggatggatatagttctacatggaaacgacaaggactactcagattgtatccatattggtttccctagttctacttggacaaggggacatctatgggtataaatacaagaccccctaggaagAGAGGTGGcgcggaacaatagatcaagacaatAGATCAACAtgcaagccaacatacgccaagacaagacgccggatatcaacatcagagatatgcctaGAAGGACCATATCCAGTACCTATGGAGGCTGGctgtagggatctagcgctgtctTTCATCTcaccggatgcggattcgaggaggaaggctaccctgttgttgACTACGGGATGGTTTTAtggccgccaagtcgacaacagttagataggctaacccaaatattatactggtgtgattatcgtgaataagagcaacgaccggcttcggccaacaggatgtaggactattacctgtcagataaggggcccgtacctgtataaaaatcctcgtcttcatctcttttactacaatctcgcatatatcctagtaccaacgatccccgtactatgcaaataccggaatcgcgacatcaaacgtcgacagtggcgcaccaggtagggggattttggtgcttcaggattttgatgagatgggttcaagagatggattcttcGCCGGCAAACTACTCAACGACTTCGTATGCTGGG
The sequence above is drawn from the Oryza glaberrima chromosome 10, OglaRS2, whole genome shotgun sequence genome and encodes:
- the LOC127785695 gene encoding BTB/POZ and MATH domain-containing protein 3-like; translation: MTTTTITSSVGAGPPPSRSTTTITAERTYHIIKIPGYSSTLKVGHGQALRTSPFSAGGRTWYISYYPNGGRETNKHCISFFIHLDDDTVNDDVMAQVTFSLLDQHRNPVRSHTITTTLYNFSVPNSSALGFENFIRRDELQRSEYLNDDCFAIAVRLVITEEPSSFTVPPSNMHLDYGDLLSSKEGTDIEFVVRGETFAAHRLVLAARSLVFKAELFRPMEGGTTDVIKIDNMDAQVFKALLVFIYTDTWPEIDQDETTMVQLLVAANKYSLSRLKIMCEDRLCSYIDTSSVVTMLMLADKYQCHGLKKVCFNFLASSRALSLAMKANNFRCLIQGRPTILKDLIYNIVTHQLEIKLSV